GACTCGAGGCGGTCGCGCTCCAGCATGTTCTTGAAGTCCATGTTGCCGCCGACGTTGAGCTGCATGGTGCGCTCAAGACGGACACCGCGGTCCTCGAACAGCTTCGCCATCACACGGTGCGTGATGGTGGCGCCGACCTGCGACTTGATGTCGTCGCCGACGATCGGGACGCCCGCCTCGGTGAACTTGTCCGCCCACTCCTTGGTGCCGGCGATGAAGACCGGGAGGGCGTTGACGAAGGCGACCTTGGCGTCGATGGCGCACTGGGCGTAGAACTTCGCCGCGTCCTCGGAGCCGACGGGCAGGTAGCAGACGAGAACGTCGACCTGCTTGTCCTTGAGGATCTGGACGACGTCGACCGGGGCCTCGGCGGACTCCTCGATGGTCTCGCGGTAGTACTTGCCGAGACCGTCGTGGGTGTGGCCGCGCTGGACCGTGACGCCCTTGTTCGGGACGTCGCAGATCTTGATGGTGTTGTTCTCGCTGGCACCGATGGCGTCCGAGAGGTCGAGGCCGACCTTCTTCGCGTCGACGTCGAAGGCGGCGACGAACTCGACGTCACCGACGTGGTAGTCGCCGAACTGGACGTGCATGAGGCCGGGGACCTTGGTCGCCGGGTCGGCGTCCTTGTAGTACTCGACTCCCTGGACCAGCGACGCGGCGCAGTTGCCCACGCCAACGATGGCTACGCGGACCGAACCCATTCCGGTTGCTCCCTGTGTGTATGAGTGAGGCCCTGACTGGGCGCTCACGTGGCGGTGTCGTCGGGCAGATCGGTCCGGGGGGTGTCCCCGGGCCGTGGCAGGTTGCCCGTCGCTCCAGTGGTGTTGTTCTGCTGAGAGGACTGAGCGGGCCCCCCGGTGGAACCACGTAGGTCCCGTCCGGCCCGCTCGCTCTCGATGAGCTCGTTCAGCCAGCGCACTTCGCGCTCCACGGACTCCATTCCGTGGCGCTGGAGCTCAAGCGTGTAGTCGTCGAGGCGCTCCCGGGTGCGCGCGAACGACACGCGCATCTTGTCCAGGCGCTCCTCCAGCCGGCTGCGGCGGCCCTCCAGCACCCGCACGCGCACATCGCGCGACGTCTGTCCGAAGAAGGCGAAACGCGCGGCGAAGTGCTCGTCCTCGTACGCGTCGGGGCCGGTCTGGGAGAGCAGTTCCTCGAAGTGCTCCTTACCTTCCGCCGTCAACCGATAGACGATCTTGGCGCGACGCCCTGCGAGTGGTGCGGCGAGGGCGTC
This DNA window, taken from Streptomyces sp. NBC_00663, encodes the following:
- a CDS encoding inositol-3-phosphate synthase, with protein sequence MGSVRVAIVGVGNCAASLVQGVEYYKDADPATKVPGLMHVQFGDYHVGDVEFVAAFDVDAKKVGLDLSDAIGASENNTIKICDVPNKGVTVQRGHTHDGLGKYYRETIEESAEAPVDVVQILKDKQVDVLVCYLPVGSEDAAKFYAQCAIDAKVAFVNALPVFIAGTKEWADKFTEAGVPIVGDDIKSQVGATITHRVMAKLFEDRGVRLERTMQLNVGGNMDFKNMLERDRLESKKISKTQAVTSQIPDRDLGEKNVHIGPSDYVAWLDDRKWAYVRLEGRAFGDVPLNLEYKLEVWDSPNSAGVIIDALRAAKIAKDRGIGGPILSASSYFMKSPPVQYFDDEAFANVEKFIKGEVER
- a CDS encoding PadR family transcriptional regulator — its product is MSRRAGILEFAVLGLLRESPMHGYELRKRLNTSLGVFRAFSYGTLYPCLKTLVANGWLIEEPGNAPEDALAAPLAGRRAKIVYRLTAEGKEHFEELLSQTGPDAYEDEHFAARFAFFGQTSRDVRVRVLEGRRSRLEERLDKMRVSFARTRERLDDYTLELQRHGMESVEREVRWLNELIESERAGRDLRGSTGGPAQSSQQNNTTGATGNLPRPGDTPRTDLPDDTAT